In Chitinivibrionales bacterium, the following proteins share a genomic window:
- a CDS encoding AgmX/PglI C-terminal domain-containing protein, producing the protein MRLKQQFEAIGAEIELVALGAPVAPAAAAAEEGEEVYGRTLTDPEYAQVLGKRPDIFHIERDAKLRNLLIVCMILGLVTGVWMSTVKVVQVATDFFEKIPEERVAKFVKGDVDATLEDQKKKKEEEEKMKKEEEKKLESDKKTLKKESDKKGAGGKFGGGGDPRARVTQKGVLGIISGKITGKAVASADIFGKGGFATGIDGILSGLGGLKAGGSGGVGRKGAAGIGFGAGYGSGFGGGSGFSGVDDLIGGLLGGEGESSLSLKKRGSLTVSEPKFVKGGALTGGRSRASIMRVVMQNLAALRYAYNKRLREKPGLKGKITCKFAIDEFGKVIFCQVLESTMSDPQLEQEVVDKIKRWVFEKIDKPGDITEVEYPFAFSQ; encoded by the coding sequence CAAGCAGCAGTTTGAGGCCATTGGCGCCGAAATCGAGCTGGTGGCTTTGGGTGCGCCGGTTGCTCCTGCGGCCGCCGCTGCCGAAGAAGGCGAGGAAGTCTACGGCCGCACGCTCACCGATCCTGAATATGCGCAGGTGCTCGGCAAGCGGCCCGATATTTTCCATATCGAACGGGATGCCAAGCTAAGGAACCTTCTTATTGTTTGCATGATCCTTGGCCTTGTCACGGGCGTGTGGATGAGCACCGTTAAGGTAGTTCAGGTCGCCACCGACTTCTTCGAGAAGATCCCTGAGGAGCGCGTCGCCAAGTTCGTGAAGGGCGATGTCGATGCGACCCTTGAGGACCAGAAAAAGAAAAAAGAAGAAGAAGAAAAAATGAAGAAAGAAGAGGAGAAAAAGCTGGAGAGCGATAAGAAAACGCTCAAGAAAGAATCTGATAAAAAGGGCGCCGGCGGTAAATTCGGCGGCGGCGGCGATCCTCGCGCGCGCGTGACCCAGAAGGGCGTTCTCGGAATCATTTCCGGAAAAATCACCGGCAAGGCCGTTGCCAGCGCCGATATCTTTGGCAAAGGCGGTTTTGCCACGGGAATTGACGGAATCTTATCCGGATTGGGCGGGTTGAAGGCCGGCGGCTCAGGCGGCGTCGGCAGAAAGGGCGCTGCGGGAATCGGATTCGGCGCCGGTTATGGGAGCGGCTTCGGCGGCGGCAGCGGGTTCTCGGGCGTTGATGACCTTATCGGCGGGCTCCTCGGCGGTGAAGGCGAAAGCAGCCTATCCCTTAAGAAGCGCGGCAGCCTTACCGTGTCCGAGCCCAAATTCGTGAAGGGCGGCGCATTGACAGGCGGCAGAAGTAGGGCGAGCATCATGCGCGTGGTCATGCAGAACCTTGCCGCGCTGCGGTATGCGTACAACAAGCGCCTGCGTGAAAAACCGGGTCTCAAGGGCAAGATCACCTGCAAATTCGCCATCGACGAATTCGGGAAGGTCATTTTCTGCCAGGTGCTCGAATCCACCATGAGCGATCCGCAGCTTGAGCAGGAAGTTGTCGACAAGATCAAACGGTGGGTCTTTGAGAAAATCGACAAGCCCGGTGACATTACCGAGGTCGAGTATCCGTTCGCGTTCTCGCAGTAG